The nucleotide sequence CACCATCATCAGCAAAGGAGGAACCCCATGAAAGCAGCAGTTCTGACCATTAGCGACAGTTGCGCCGCAGGGACCCGCGTCGACGAGAGTGGCCCGTTCATCGCCGGACGCCTACAGGGTGCAGGCTGGACGATCGAGGAGATGACCATCGTTCCAGACGAACAGATGGAGATCGCTGAGATCCTCGAGAAGTGGGCGACCGATCATCACGTCGACGCCATCATCACCACGGGCGGCACGGGATTCTCACCCCGCGACGTCACCCCCGAGGCAACCCTGTCCGTCGTCGACCGCCGCGCACCTGGCATCAGTGAAGCCATTCGTCTCTACGGCCTCAACAAGGGCGTCCCGACCGCCTGCCTGTCCCGGGCCGAGGCCGGCCTCCGGGGCGCGACGCTCATCATCAACCTCCCTGGCAGCCTCAAGGCCGTCCAGGATGGTATGGACGTCCTCATCCCGCTGCTACCGCATGCCCTGGAGATGATCGCAGGGAAGGGACACTAGACATACCGCAAGAGTCTCTCGATATCTACCGTATGGGCACAAGTCTGATCGATCAGGCTTGTGCCTTGCCTATTGCTACTGCAAGCCGTAGTACGTCCTGGCTTGCGTTTCGACATTACTACCCAATTCGCGAGCTATCACAGTGTCGTATTGTTGTGTCTCGGAGAATACCTCGTTGTAGTACTTCAGTGGAAACATCTTCTTGATACTCGGTGCATAGGCAGTTCCATTCTCTGGGAGTTGATGTTCAGTTATTGTGTAGCCTTGTTGAGAGGGTGTGGCTATCAGCGTAATTGGACAGCTTATGCCAGTTCCAGCTACAAGTTTTCTATTTTCCGAACGATATTCCTGGCATAACGCCCAAAGGTATATGTACACCTTGTTGTTCTTCATCTCGCTCCCAAACAGGCTGTAAGCGCAGAACATCTTTCCACCAAGATTGGGTTGCAGGATATTGTTCTGCAGATAGACATAGACATCCTTCCCACTGATACCCGCTGGAAGCCTTACCCCGGTAGAGCCGTTCCCAGTGCTGTCAGTGATGACCAATTGCGAGCGCGAAAGGTCCTTCAAATCAAGATAGACAACACTGTCGTTTGCCTTTTCCTGCCGGTTGACAAAAGCTATCTCGTCGGTATCAAGAGTAATTTCACTTCTGACGTTCGCGCCCTTGATCAGGGTTCTGTCTCCTGACTTCCTGCTGAGCACGAAGATGTCTCCATTGTCAAGTCTGGCAACGAGGTAATCGTCAGAGGCAACAATGTAGTCGGAAATGTAGTCATTGCTTTCCGCTACGCCAACTTCTGTGAAGTCACCTGGCGTTGCTACTGGGGCAATCACGATCCTCTTGTTGAGTGCGTAAACTATCTTCCTGTCCGGCGTGATGGTATAGGTGCCAATAGATCTCGGGTCTGACGAATCTGTGTACTGATCAATGAAGACTGACTTAAGTGTGGTAGTCGACGGGTCGTAGAAATACACCTGATCCCTTGTGTCGCCATTGACCATGACCTCTGACGTATCGAACGCGACAGAATCGTTATCAAGCGAGCATATCTGACGTATCGAAAAGGACTGCACAGGAGGGGTGAAGACGTTTTCCTGTTTCCCATCCTTCAGGTTCGCCCGGATGAGTCTCGTTCCTCCCGCTCCGCTTCGAAAGCTGGTAGAATCGCCACTCGCCACCATGTCCTCACTCATGATGACCAGATACGCATAGTCACCCTGGAGAAGTGTTCGATCGAACACCGTGAAGACAGTGGTGTCGGGTGAGACTTCCTCACCCCAGTCGTAGTCAGGAAGCAACTTGATGAGTTCATTGGTCCTTCTGTTGATGGCAAAGCACTCGGAAGGAATCTCTCCAGGATCTTCCAACACCTTGAAAAGCACCCAACGGTCATTCATCTGCACATCCAGGATCCTTGCCCACTTCTTGCTGACACTCATTGAGTATTCCGTTCTTCCGCTCGTGACATCAGAAATGACAACATGATCGGTCGTTGCGCTGTTCGGGGCGTTTGGCTGGATCTTGCCTGTTCCCGTTGAATAGGCGACTTTCCCATTGCGGACCGCAACAGCGTCAATTGCAGAGAAGTTGCTTGCCACTTCTTTGAAATCCAGGGACACAAAGGTCAGAACTCTTGGCATGAGAAGTCTCTCTTCTTCCTGCTCGAATGCTATGGAAAGACCTTCGTCATATCCGAACTCTTTTGTTGTCCCATTCCACTTGTAGGCTTCGACGGTGATCTTCTCAGTCACCGCTGGATCCGAAGCGCTCTTGTCGATGGCGTATTGACAGATGACCCGATTGCCTTTGCCATCGTCTACGAAGTTCAACTTCACTTCATGCTGAGCAGAAGCACCTTTCCAGAAGAGCTTCGGCCACGACAGCGGCGCATTCTTGTCTCTGAAGTTGGCGGCACAAAGCTTCCCATCTTCCACCTGACAAATGGCATAGTATTCCGTGTAGGCTCCGCCTGTCTGCAGGTCGACAAGCGCTTCTGGGACAGAGTCGCCGTTCATATCTATGGTCTGGGCGATGAAGAGGTCTCCCCCTTCTCCGATGCCCGCAACATCGGAGAAGGCTCTCTTCAGCGTTACAGTCAATTCTGCAGGGTCATAAGAGGCGTAGACCCCATACGAAAGCAAGTCTATGAGCCAGGCGCCGTTCTTGGTCGTATTCCGCACCCACAACACTATGGGGGTCTTCCCGGCATTGCCTCCTTGAGTTACTTCCACACTCGTCATGAGGATGATGTTTCCTGTCACCTTGATCGTGTGGACGTCCAGCTTCTCCATGGAGACGATCTCGATCCTCTCGGGCCAGGGACTTGAGACAGACCGTCCGGGCGCTCCGGACGGATAGTGCATCAAATCCGACAGGAAGTGTGGACTCACAAATGGGGCATAGACTTGTTCTATCTCCTGACAAGCGACTTCCTCGGGAACGGACAAGGACACGTCCTTTAGTTTTGAGCCGAAGCCCTCAACAACCGAAGCCACCTGCGATCTCTCGTTCCTTCCGAGGAGACGAGGACCCACGAAATGTAGCAGAAGAGCGCCCGCCACTATCAAGACGACGATCGAAACAGTCAGGACACCGACCAGATCTCTCCTTCTCATCTCAATCCTCTATCCTGGCAGCGGCGACAACTGAATAGTTCCGTGATTTCGTTGTTTTCATCCTGTGCTCCTCCGTATTGACTTTGCTCTGTCTTTTGCCCATCCCCATGCTCGCTGTGGCAACACGACATACAACAGGCCCAGGACGCCCAACAGCCAGAAGACGGGCAGGGCAAGAAATGAGGGAGTGATGAGCATAAGGAGAAAACAAGGCAAAGCAGTCATGGAGGCAAAGGGGAATATCAGTGCCAGTAGGATATTGGATGAATCGATTAGATTCCATCTTCCATTGGAAATCGTCGAATAGGGAATACTGAGTATCTGTATCGGAGGAGATATCCGCGGGGATGGATCGGCTTGAGATCCTGTGTTCAGACTAGTGGACAGACAACTCCAGAGAGTCCCTTCGTGGGCTGCGGTAGCACAGAAGTAGAACCCTCCTCCCAGCAGGGTCATAAGCAGAAGAAAGGCGACGAACTTCCTGAGAAATGGTCGTGCAACAGGCAGATGCCGGATCGAAATGACCACGACGATGGCTGCAACGACCGAGGACACTACGGTCGCGAGCAATATGTCAATGGATACCCATGTGAAAGGGCCTGCCCACGACTCTTCAAGAATGAACCTTCTGGCAACGGCCCTGAATACCACATACAGCAGGCCCCACCAACCTACGACATTGCCAAGGATCAACCCTATCTTTGATGTACGTGCATCTTCGTTGTTCATGTCCCCTCCTTCGCACCTGAGTCTACGAGTGTCATGTCCCGCAGAACTTCGGGTTCCCAGCACCGTCAGCGCGCCATATCTCTACGGCTTCGCAGCGGAGATCATACCCTCCACCATGAGTATGACGTGATACCGGTGTTTTGACTAACCTGCAGGGGGAGAAGATCAGAGATGTCCGTGTACTTCTTCTTGGTCGCACATGATTCTAGAACCGTTTGAACTTCGGCTTTTCCCCTCCTGTCCTCGTAAACATGAGCGAGGCGTTCACTTCGGCACCCATCAAGATGCTGATACTGCTCAGGTACATCCACATAAGCAAGGCAATGATACCACCAAGGCTTCCGTATACCTTCGAGTAGCTCCCCAGATTGTTCGCGTAGTAGGAGAAGGCAAGAGAGACGGTCACCCAGCCAATCGATGCCACTACTGCCCCAGGTATGACTTCTCTGAGCTTCAGCCGACAGTTCGGGGCAACATGATAGAAGAACATGAACATGAGAGTGCTCGTGATCGTGACAATGGCGAGCCTGCCGTAGTTCCAGATGTCGAGAGACACATCCGAGAAGCCCAGGAGTTGAAAGATCCGTGTTCCCAGGATCCTGCCGAGAACGACAAGAACGAACGAAACCGCAATCACGACGGCAAGCTCAACCGTGAAGCCCAGCGAAATGGCCTTCATCCTCCAGAAGCGTCGCGTTTCTTCCTGATCATATGCCCTGTTTATGCCCCGCATTAGAGACGTAACGCCACTTGTTGACGACCACAGTGCAAAGAGCACGCCTAATGACAGCAGGGTTCCGCTTCTGTCCGCAATCGTCTCATTGACGATATCCCGCAGGATCTCATAGGCACTTGCAGGCATAAGCGCGGCAAGGACCTGCATGCTGTCCTGAACGTCGACGATCTGTACATAGGAAACCAGCGTCATCAGGAAGATGAGAAATGGGAACAGGGACAGGAGCAGAAAGAAGGCTACCTCTGCTCCTGTCGAAAGCACGTCATCATTCACAAACCTGGCATACAGGTCTTTGAGCAATCTCCAGGACTCTGTTTTCTTCATCGCATTGTCTCCGGGCCAGAATGATTACTATCTACCCGAAGTATAGCTGAATCCCGACATCTGCCTCTGAAACGTCGACATGGTCTGCCTGTTTCAGGTTGCACGCCCCTCGTTTGGTGTACAATACTAAATGAGGGGGCTTCATGGAGAACCCGCCGGACGAACTGGTCCATCTGATCGAGCGCTTCAAGGAACACCTGGAGCAGTACAAGGGTGTCTCGTACGATGAGGCCAACACACGTACTGA is from Coprothermobacter sp. and encodes:
- a CDS encoding molybdenum cofactor biosynthesis protein; amino-acid sequence: MKAAVLTISDSCAAGTRVDESGPFIAGRLQGAGWTIEEMTIVPDEQMEIAEILEKWATDHHVDAIITTGGTGFSPRDVTPEATLSVVDRRAPGISEAIRLYGLNKGVPTACLSRAEAGLRGATLIINLPGSLKAVQDGMDVLIPLLPHALEMIAGKGH
- a CDS encoding ribonuclease is translated as MKKTESWRLLKDLYARFVNDDVLSTGAEVAFFLLLSLFPFLIFLMTLVSYVQIVDVQDSMQVLAALMPASAYEILRDIVNETIADRSGTLLSLGVLFALWSSTSGVTSLMRGINRAYDQEETRRFWRMKAISLGFTVELAVVIAVSFVLVVLGRILGTRIFQLLGFSDVSLDIWNYGRLAIVTITSTLMFMFFYHVAPNCRLKLREVIPGAVVASIGWVTVSLAFSYYANNLGSYSKVYGSLGGIIALLMWMYLSSISILMGAEVNASLMFTRTGGEKPKFKRF